A genomic region of Alicyclobacillus sp. SO9 contains the following coding sequences:
- the alaS gene encoding alanine--tRNA ligase, with amino-acid sequence MKSLSGQELRRLYKQFFEERGHSVFSSASLVPKDDPTLLWINAGMAPLKPYFDGREIPENPRIVSSQKCIRTNDIENVGHTARHQTFFEMLGNFSFGDYFKKDAIAWAWEFLTKYLEMDSQRLFVTIHVSDDEAFHHWHDDVGVPAEHIYRGEEDNFWEIGEGPCGPCSEVFYDRGEKYGCGESTCQPGCDCDRYLEIWNLVFTQYNKDASGEYTPLPKKNIDTGMGLERVASVLQDVDTNFETDLFLPLIRETQKLTGQEFTSEDGKDVHFKIIADHVRTVAFAIGDGVLPGNEGRHYIIRRLLRRAVRSGRKLGLNEPFLYKLADVVSELMGADYPDVREKLSFITKVIRTEEERFHETLEEGENLLTKWLKEVRNSGKGRLEGKDAFQLYDTFGFPLDITEEMAREQGIEVDRAGFEAELEAQRSRARNARVTTEGMNTDRGVLESFTDESRFVGYTTLNTESVVTALVQNGEFCESVSPGDEAYVILDTTPFYAESGGQVADAGVMEADGLRVVVLDVQKAPHGQNLHRVKVETGTLSSASRVTASVDASARRGTVKNHTATHLLHKGLREVLGTHVTQAGSLVTPNRLRFDFSHFGTLSKEELADVELRVNQAVWRDDEVETLETDLETAKELGAMALFGEKYGSRVRVVKAGDYSMELCGGCHVARTGLIGQFRIVSETGIGSGVRRIEAVTGEGAYRYALEQQQVMNDAAELLKTTRPELVARIERLLDEHKQLDREVASLKAQLNRNLATDLRNQVQDVSGIPVLTAIVPDTDMDELRQLVDELKSAMPSYVIVLGSGGDKVKLVAAVSKDLHAKGLHAGNIVKQVAAVTGGGGGGRPDLAQAGGKDESKLPEAVELVPSLVQQAAVV; translated from the coding sequence TTGAAGAGTCTATCAGGACAGGAACTCAGAAGGCTTTATAAACAATTTTTCGAGGAGAGGGGTCACTCCGTTTTTTCAAGTGCAAGTCTTGTGCCAAAAGATGACCCAACATTGCTTTGGATCAACGCCGGTATGGCGCCGCTGAAGCCCTACTTCGACGGACGAGAAATCCCTGAGAATCCTCGGATTGTCAGTTCGCAAAAATGCATCCGTACAAATGATATTGAGAATGTGGGACACACAGCGAGACATCAGACATTCTTTGAAATGCTGGGGAATTTCTCTTTTGGCGACTATTTCAAAAAAGATGCCATTGCTTGGGCGTGGGAATTTCTGACCAAGTATCTGGAGATGGATTCACAACGGCTGTTTGTCACAATCCATGTCTCGGACGATGAGGCGTTTCATCACTGGCACGACGACGTGGGTGTACCAGCCGAGCACATCTACAGAGGCGAAGAAGATAATTTCTGGGAGATTGGGGAAGGGCCATGTGGACCTTGTTCTGAAGTTTTTTACGACAGGGGCGAAAAATACGGCTGCGGTGAATCTACTTGCCAGCCTGGCTGTGATTGTGACAGGTATCTGGAAATTTGGAACCTGGTTTTCACTCAGTACAACAAGGATGCCAGCGGTGAATACACTCCCTTGCCGAAAAAGAACATTGATACGGGCATGGGGCTCGAACGCGTCGCCTCTGTCCTGCAAGACGTCGATACTAATTTCGAAACGGATTTGTTTCTGCCGCTGATTCGAGAAACGCAGAAGCTCACAGGTCAGGAGTTTACTTCTGAAGACGGTAAGGATGTACATTTTAAAATTATTGCCGATCACGTTCGCACAGTGGCCTTTGCCATCGGTGACGGGGTCTTGCCTGGTAACGAAGGCCGTCACTATATCATTCGCCGGTTGTTGAGAAGAGCCGTACGAAGCGGCCGCAAACTTGGCTTGAATGAACCGTTTTTGTATAAACTAGCAGACGTGGTATCCGAGCTAATGGGGGCCGACTACCCAGATGTGCGCGAGAAACTGAGCTTTATCACAAAGGTCATTCGTACCGAAGAGGAACGCTTTCACGAGACACTTGAGGAAGGCGAGAATCTGCTCACAAAATGGCTTAAGGAAGTCCGCAACAGTGGCAAGGGAAGGCTTGAGGGGAAAGATGCTTTTCAGCTTTATGACACCTTCGGTTTTCCGCTGGACATTACAGAGGAAATGGCCCGAGAACAAGGTATAGAAGTGGATAGAGCAGGATTTGAAGCAGAACTGGAGGCGCAGCGCAGCCGCGCGCGCAATGCCAGAGTGACAACTGAGGGTATGAATACGGACCGGGGGGTACTCGAGTCCTTTACGGATGAAAGCCGGTTTGTGGGCTATACCACCTTAAATACGGAGAGTGTTGTGACAGCTCTGGTCCAGAACGGAGAGTTTTGCGAATCGGTTTCCCCTGGCGACGAAGCGTATGTCATACTGGATACGACTCCGTTTTACGCTGAAAGCGGCGGACAGGTGGCTGACGCGGGTGTGATGGAAGCAGACGGCTTGCGAGTCGTCGTTCTTGATGTGCAGAAAGCACCCCATGGACAAAATCTGCACCGAGTGAAAGTTGAAACTGGCACACTTTCATCCGCGTCCAGGGTCACAGCCTCGGTGGACGCAAGCGCTCGCCGCGGGACAGTTAAAAACCACACAGCCACGCATTTGTTGCACAAAGGGTTGCGAGAGGTGCTGGGCACTCATGTAACGCAGGCAGGGTCGTTGGTTACGCCCAACCGGCTGCGGTTTGATTTCTCGCACTTTGGTACATTAAGTAAAGAGGAATTGGCTGACGTTGAACTGCGCGTGAACCAAGCGGTGTGGCGGGATGATGAAGTAGAGACACTTGAGACAGACTTGGAAACCGCGAAAGAACTTGGCGCCATGGCTCTCTTTGGTGAGAAATACGGCAGTCGAGTTCGTGTCGTGAAAGCTGGAGACTACAGCATGGAGCTTTGCGGCGGTTGCCACGTGGCTCGAACCGGTTTGATTGGACAATTTCGCATTGTCTCTGAAACCGGAATTGGCTCAGGAGTTCGCAGAATCGAGGCAGTGACAGGTGAGGGCGCATATCGGTATGCGTTGGAACAACAACAAGTGATGAATGATGCCGCCGAGCTTTTGAAGACAACCAGGCCAGAACTGGTTGCGAGAATCGAACGACTCCTCGATGAACACAAACAGTTAGACCGGGAAGTTGCCAGCTTAAAGGCACAACTCAATCGTAATTTAGCAACCGATTTGCGAAACCAGGTTCAGGACGTGAGCGGCATACCAGTTCTGACTGCCATTGTTCCCGATACAGACATGGATGAGCTGCGGCAACTAGTGGATGAATTGAAATCTGCTATGCCAAGCTACGTAATTGTGTTAGGAAGCGGTGGTGACAAAGTGAAACTCGTGGCGGCGGTGTCGAAGGACTTGCATGCAAAAGGACTGCACGCTGGCAACATCGTGAAGCAGGTCGCTGCTGTAACGGGCGGCGGCGGCGGTGGTCGTCCCGATTTGGCTCAAGCGGGCGGAAAAGACGAGTCGAAGCTTCCTGAAGCGGTGGAATTAGTACCAAGCCTGGTGCAGCAGGCAGCAGTCGTATAG